A region of the Camarhynchus parvulus unplaced genomic scaffold, STF_HiC, whole genome shotgun sequence genome:
ttttggggtgtcccaggtgcATTTCGGGGTTACCTGCTCGCTGGCCCTGTGGTAGTAGGTCAGGTGAGCCCCGGCCTGGCCCAGCGTCACCGTCCCGATCCACGCCGGAGCTGCGGGCGGAGCCTGGGGTTACCTgggcgggtttggggtcacctgggcgggtttggggtcacctgggcaggtttggggtcacctgggcacgtttggggttttttggggtcacctgggcacgtttggggtcacctgggcacgtttggggtgttttggggttacctgggcgggtttggggtcacctgggcacgtttggggtcacctgggcacgtttggggttttttggggttacctgggcgggtttggggtcacctgggcgggtttggggtttttgggggttacctgggcaggtttggggtcacctgagGAATCTTGGGGGATCCCAcctgtgatttttggggggtctcacctgaggcATTGTTTTGCGGTCCCAcctgtgatttttggggtctcacctgaggggttttgggttCTCTCTcacagattttggggtctcacctgtgattttttggggtctctctcagggtttttttggggtctcacctgaggcatttttggggtcccccagtgatttttttggggtgccatctgggatttttgggggtctctctCGGGGactttttggggtcccccccagTGATTTTTGTGGGGGTCTCAGCTGAGGGTTTTTATGGGGTCCCATCTGTGATtctttttggggtctctctcaTAGTTTTTAGGGTTATTCTctcagaattttggggtgtctctcagggtttttttgggggtcccatctgggatttttttggggtcccccctcaTGGTTTTTGGGGCTATCttctcaggattttggggtctctctcggggttttttggggtcccatctgggattatttttgggggtctcacctgagggatttttggggtcccccagtgatttttttggggttattttctcaggattttggggtccccccagtgattttttggggtcccccagtgatttttttggggttattttctcaggattttggggtccccccagtGATTTTTTGGGGCGCCATCTGGGATTCTTTTGGGGGTCTCCCaatgattttttggggtcccatctgggattttttcagggGTTCTCTCTCatggtttttggggttattttctcaggattttggggtctcccccgtgattttttggggtcctcCAGCGattatttttgggggtctctctCAGGGTTATTTTGAGATCCCCcagagaatttttgggggtcttcctgagggatttttggggtccccccagtgatatttttggggttattttctcaggatttgggggtctctcttggggttttttttgggttattttctcaggatttgggggtcccccagtgattttttggggtgccatctgggatttttttgggggggtctctctcatggtttttggggttattttctcaggatttggggtctctcTCGGGGGTTTATTGGGGTTCCCCcagtgattttttggggttattttctcaggattttggggtcccccagtgattatttttgggggtctcacctgagggatttttggggtcccccagtgatttttttggggttattttctcaggatttgggggtctctcttggggtttttttgggttattttctcaggattttgggggtctctcttgggggttttttggggttattttctcaggatttgggggtccccagtgatttttttggggttattctctcaggatttggggtccccccagtgatttttttggggttattttctcaggatttggggtccccccagtgattttttggggtttcccagtgatttttttggggttattttctcaggattttggggtcccctaGTGattatttttgggggtctctttcatggtttttggggttattttctcaggatttgggggtctctcttgggggttttttggggttattttctcatgttttggGGGTCCCCCAGTGATTATTTTCGGGGGTCTCTctcggggtttttttggggtcccccggTGATTTTTGGGCTCTCACCTGAGTAGCGCCCGGCCAAGGAGAGAACGGCTCCCTCCTCGCCGGGGCGCCGGTGATAAACGAGCTCGGCCCCCAGCGCCAAATGCGGCGTCACCGACTGCAGGTAGTGGCACACCAGGATCCCTGGAACGTTCCGGAAAAACAGCCGGGGAATGGCGGGAAAGTCGGGAggttgggggaaaatttggggggaaaagttgggggaaaattggggaagaaaagggggaaatgtggggaaaaattgggaaaaaatgggaaaaaaagggggaaatttggggaaaaaatcaggaaaaaaatcagaaaaaattgggaaaaaaaccagggaaatttggggggaaatttggggaaaaattgggaaaaatcgggaaaaaatcagaaaaaaaattgggaaaaaagggggcaaatttgggggaaaattgggaaaaaaagggggaaatttggggaaaaaattgggaaaaatcaggaaaaaaaaaatcagaaaaatttgggaaaaaaaggggaaattcgggggaaatttggggaaaaatttgaaaagtttgggaaaaaaagggggacatttggggaaaaattgggaaaaaatcaggaaaaaatcagaaaaatttgggggaaaaattgggcaaaaagggggaaaatttgggaaaaattggaaaaaaatcgggagaaaaagggggaaatttgggggaaaattgggaaaaattggggaaaaaatcagaaaaaattgggaaaattccagaaaatttggggaaaattccagaaaatctGGAGAAAATACGGAAAATTTGGAGGAAGTTAAGgagatttttaggaaaaaatttggggaaaattccgggaaaatattggggaaaattcgggaaaaaaaacccccaagggaatttgggggaaattcagggaaaatttggaaagaatgttggggaaaaattggggggatttggggaaaaaaccagagaatttggggggaaattcaggagattttgggaaaatttaggaaattttggggaaaaaacccagaaaatttaagggaaatgggggaaattggggggaaattcagggaaaatttggggaaaattgcagaaatttggggcatttttggggggcaattttgagaggtttttggggtgaattttagggccatttttcggggggtttggggattttggggtgatttttggggccatttttgggggattttttgggaatttggggtgaattttggggatttttgagctattttttgggatttttggggtgacttttagggattttttggggggagattttgctgagttttgaggccattttggggggattttggggtggattttttgggattttggggccatttttgggggagattttttggggatttttgggggagtttgggggagatttttgcCGAGTTTTgaggccatttttggggtttttttggcagattttttttttgtttttggggccacattttggggattttggggtgatttttttgattttttggggatttttttgccgAGTTTTGAGcccattttttggggcttttttggg
Encoded here:
- the LOC115916835 gene encoding mitochondrial import receptor subunit TOM40 homolog gives rise to the protein PDFPAIPRLFFRNVPGILVCHYLQSVTPHLALGAELVYHRRPGEEGAVLSLAGRYSAPAWIGTVTLGQAGAHLTYYHRASEQLQVGVEFEASTRLQDSSVAFGYQLELPRGNLLFRGSLDSSWQVGAVLEKKLPPLPLTLALGAFINHRKEKFHCGFGLTIG